The following are from one region of the Pristiophorus japonicus isolate sPriJap1 unplaced genomic scaffold, sPriJap1.hap1 HAP1_SCAFFOLD_30, whole genome shotgun sequence genome:
- the LOC139248911 gene encoding zinc finger protein 551-like encodes MEKSWECGDYGKRFNDPSELQVHPGTHTGERPCTCSECGKGFTQSSHLLTHQRVHTRERPFTCSECGKAFTQSSHLLIHQRSHTGERPYICSECGKGFTTSSTLLRHPRVHTGERPFICSKCGKAFTTSRILLRHQRAHTRERPFTCSECGKGFTRSFTLLRHQLVHNGGRPLTCSDCGKGFTQSSDLVAHQQVHSRERPFTCSVCGKGFTQSSNLLIHQRVHTGERPFTCSVCGKGFTQSANLLTHQRVHTGERPFTCSMCGKGFTRLSHLLRHQRVHTGERPFTCSECGKGFTILSNLLTHQRVHTGERPFTCSECGKRFTALFNLLIHQRVHTVE; translated from the coding sequence ATGGAGAAatcatgggaatgtggggactatGGGAAGAGATTCAATGACCCATCTGAGCTGCAAGTTCATCcgggcactcacactggggagaggccatgcacctgctctgagtgtgggaagggattcactcagtcatcccacctgctgacacaccagcgagttcacactagggagaggccattcacctgctccgagtgtgggaaggcattcactcagtcatcccacctgctgatacaccagcgatctcacactggggagaggccatacatttgctctgagtgtgggaagggattcacgaccTCATCCACACTGCTGAGGCAcccgcgagttcatactggggagaggccgttcatctgctccaagTGCGGGAAGGCATTCACTACTTCACGCATCCTGCTtagacaccagcgagctcacactagggagaggccattcacctgctctgagtgtgggaagggattcacgcggtCATTcaccctgctgaggcaccagctagTTCACAATGGTGGGAGGCCGCTCacttgctctgactgtgggaagggattcactcagtcatccgatctggttgcacaccagcaagttcacagtagggagaggccgttcacctgctccgtgtgtgggaagggattcactcagtcatccaacctgctgatacaccagcgagttcacactggagagaggccattcacctgctccgtgtgtgggaagggattcactcagtcagccaacctgctgacacaccagcgagttcacactggggagaggccattcacctgctccatgtgtgggaagggattcactcggttatcccacctgctgaggcaccagcgagttcacactggagagaggccattcacttgctctgagtgtgggaagggattcactatattatccaacctgctgacacaccagcgagttcacactggagagaggccattcacttgctctgagtgtgggaagagattcactgcatTATTcaatctgctgatacaccagcgtgttcacactgtgGAGTGA